From Quercus lobata isolate SW786 chromosome 1, ValleyOak3.0 Primary Assembly, whole genome shotgun sequence, one genomic window encodes:
- the LOC115977922 gene encoding LEAF RUST 10 DISEASE-RESISTANCE LOCUS RECEPTOR-LIKE PROTEIN KINASE-like 1.1 translates to MASVSLFVFLVLSLLMLLLSAEEKGKRGRPSCLPFQYCENLGDIYFPFTKSPHPFCGLLKVECDPDEKRPTIHFRVPGSERPYEVINISYTTQQISIRDPWFSEDGDTNNCNYLDKFASTNSPFISFKLNTTNQRLFKCNHTPDSTSHKEKLNLSAEFVLEWHVSDDCSRCDDKGGLCNHDLDGNFYCHLDQKENKNNNKVVILLAVGCAVFFKSTLFFIIWHLYKKKYPSSNLLARNTYSDPSSRSEVEGWSIYFGVPVFSYNELEKATNNFHVEKELGNGGFGTVYHGKLQDGREVAVKRLYRPNYRRVEQFINEVEILTRLRHKNLVSLYGCTSRHSRELLLVYEYIPNGTVADHIHGHQATPGSLTWPTRMSIAIETASALAYLHASDIIHRDVKTNNILLDDNFCVKVADFGLSRLFPNDVSHVSTAPQGTPGYVDPEYRQCYQLTSKSDVYSFGVVLMELISSLPAVDVFRHNHEINLAKLAVNKIEKCAFHELIDPYLGFESDEGIRTMTILVAKLAFQCLQQDKEMRPSMDEVLEALKKIQSGKDAHEDQEMAYDDAGILNVQKPASPDHDEVHVLRNKRLPLLPEDVTDFWTSRSTTPNVRSTF, encoded by the exons ATGGCTTCTGTCtctctgtttgtttttttggttctctCCCTCCTCATGCTGCTTCTCTCAGCTGAAGAAAAGGGAAAGCGAGGACGCCCATCTTGTTTGCCCTTTCAATATTGTGAGAATTTAGGTGACATTTACTTCCCATTCACTAAAAGCCCACACCCATTTTGTGGTTTATTGAAAGTAGAGTGTGACCCTGACGAAAAACGTCCGACGATCCACTTTAGAGTCCCGGGGAGTGAAAGACCATATGAAGTTATAAACATCTCTTACACCACACAACAAATCAGTATCAGGGACCCTTGGTTTTCGGAAGATGGGGATACCAATAATTGCAATTACTTAGACAAGTTTGCTTCAACCAACTCTCCATTTATCTCTTTTAAACTCAACACAACCAATCAGAGACTATTTAAATGCAATCACACTCCTGATTCTACTTCCCATAAAGAGAAACTGAATTTAAGTGCTGAGTTCGTCCTTGAATGGCATGTATCTGATGATTGTAGCCGTTGTGATGATAAAGGAGGTCTATGTAATCATGATCTCGATGGCAATTTTTATTGTCACTTAGATCAAAAAG agaataaaaacaacaacaaagtgGTGATACTGTTAG CTGTTGGATGCGCAGTCTTCTTCAAGAGTACCTTGTTCTTTATTATCTGGCACCTTTACAAGAAAAAGTATCCTTCTTCAAACTTGCTAGCAAGGAATACATATTCTGATCCATCCTCAAGATCAGAAGTGGAGGGGTGGAGTATCTACTTTGGAGTCCCTGTTTTCTCCTACAATGAACTTGAAAAAGCCACCAATAATTTTCATGTTGAAAAAGAACTTGGGAATGGAGGATTCGGAACTGTTTATCATG GCAAACTCCAGGATGGAAGGGAAGTTGCAGTCAAGCGCTTATATAGGCCCAACTATAGACGAGTAGAGCAGTTCATCAATGAAGTTGAAATCCTTACACGATTGCGCCACAAGAATCTTGTCTCCCTTTATGGCTGCACTTCACGCCACAGCCGTGAACTTCTTCTTGTGTATGAATACATTCCCAATGGCACCGTTGCTGATCATATTCATGGCCATCAAGCTACACCAGGTTCACTCACATGGCCAACTCGTATGAGCATTGCTATAGAAACTGCTAGTGCATTGGCTTACCTTCATGCTTCTGACATCATACACCGCGACGTAAAGACTAACAACATCCTTCTTGATGATAATTTCTGCGTCAAAGTTGCTGATTTTGGGCTTTCCCGGCTGTTTCCTAATGATGTTAGCCATGTCTCAACAGCTCCTCAAGGGACACCGGGCTACGTTGACCCAGAATATCGCCAATGCTACCAGCTTACTAGTAAGAGTGATGTCTACAGCTTTGGGGTTGTCCTCATGGAGCTTATATCATCACTGCCAGCCGTTGATGTATTTAGGCATAATCATGAAATTAATTTGGCTAAATTAGCTGTAAACAAGATTGAAAAGTGTGCATTCCATGAGTTGATCGACCCATATCTTGGATTTGAGTCAGATGAGGGAATTAGAACAATGACCATTTTGGTGGCAAAGTTAGCTTTTCAATGTCTACAACAGGACAAGGAAATGAGGCCTTCCATGGATGAGGTATTGGAGGCTTTAAAGAAGATTCAAAGTGGTAAGGATGCGCATGAGGATCAAGAGATGGCATATGATGATGCTGGGATCCTTAATGTACAGAAACCAGCTTCACCCGATCATGATGAGGTTCATGTGTTAAGGAATAAGCGGCTGCCACTTTTACCTGAGGATGTAACCGATTTTTGGACTAGTAGGTCTACTACACCTAATGTCAGGAGTACTTTTTAG
- the LOC115977931 gene encoding GTP-binding protein BRASSINAZOLE INSENSITIVE PALE GREEN 2, chloroplastic has translation MVILIARTLSTSQKLKHSLYSLSQLFTLAQHQQSLPTPKPKTPPPPFLFFNFKSFSSSIPSLPFTRDGNYEEPTSLVCPGCGVHMQNSNPKHPGFFLKPSEKNPDYHSHTHLVHIAQESEFPGSLKRGLVIQPESGDESGFDSGRRPERPVVCARCHSLRHYGKVKDPTVENLLPDFDFDHTVGRRLASTGGTRSVVLMVVDATDFDGSFPRKVARLVSETIEENSGAWKQGKSGNLPRMVMVVTKIDLLPTELSPTRLEHWVRQRAREGGAASKMTSVHMVSAVRDWGLKNLVEDVVKLAGPRGNVWAIGAQNAGKSTLLNSIGKHVGEGGGKITHLTEAPVPGTTLGIIRVEGILPGQGKLFDTPGLLHPHQITTRLTREEQKLVHISKELRPRTYRIKAGHTVHISGLMRLDIEESSVDSIYITVWASPYLPLHMGKTENAQIMQEEHFGLQLQPPIGEKRVEELGKWVRREFRVCGNSWDSSSVDIAASGLGWFAVGLKGEAVLGVWTYEGVDVVLRNSLIPYRSHTFEVAGFTVSKIVSKADQALNKPRQNEKKRKQSDPKVSVPAESPILTVGTDSNSC, from the exons ATGGTGATACTAATAGCTCGAACTCTCTCTACTTCCCAAAAGCTCAAACACTCCCTCTATTCTCTCTCACAACTCTTTACCTTAGCCCAACATCAACAATCACTCccaaccccaaaacccaaaaccccacCACCTCCATTTCTCTTCTTCAACTTCAAATCTTTCTCTTCCTCAATCCCATCTCTGCCCTTCACCCGCGATGGAAATTACGAGGAACCCACTTCCCTCGTCTGCCCTGGTTGTGGGGTTCACATGCAAAACTCAAACCCTAAGCACCCTGGCTTTTTCCTCAAGCCCTCGGAGAAGAATCCCGATTATCACTCACATACCCATCTCGTTCACATTGCTCAGGAATCGGAATTTCCAGGTTCCCTCAAAAGGGGTCTCGTGATTCAGCCCGAAAGTGGCGATGAGTCGGGTTTTGATTCGGGGCGGAGGCCGGAGAGGCCGGTGGTTTGTGCGCGGTGCCATTCGCTGAGGCATTACGGGAAGGTGAAGGATCCGACGGTGGAGAATTTGCTGccggattttgattttgatcacACGGTTGGGAGGCGGCTGGCTTCGACGGGCGGGACGCGGTCGGTGGTGTTGATGGTGGTGGATGCTACGGATTTCGATGGCTCGTTTCCGAGGAAAGTGGCGAGGCTGGTTTCGGAGACGATAGAGGAGAATTCGGGGGCGTGGAAGCAAGGGAAGTCGGGGAATTTGCCGAGGATGGTGATGGTGGTGACTAAGATTGATTTGTTGCCAACTGAGTTGTCACCGACGAGGTTGGAGCATTGGGTGAGGCAGAGAGCTAGGGAGGGTGGGGCAGCGAGTAAGATGACTAGTGTGCATATGGTGAGTGCAGTGAGGGACTGGGGGCTCAAGAATTTGGTGGAAGATGTGGTGAAATTGGCTGGGCCGAGAGGGAATGTGTGGGCAATAGGGGCACAGAATGCTGGTAAGAGTACGCTGTTAAATTCGATTGGGAAGCATGTAGGAGAAGGAGGAGGGAAGATTACACATTTGACGGAGGCACCGGTGCCAGGGACGACATTGGGGATCATTAGAGTGGAGGGAATTTTGCCGGGGCAGGGGAAGCTGTTTGACACGCCTGGGCTTTTGCATCCTCATCAGATCACCACGAGGTTGACGAGGGAAGAGCAAAAGCTTGTGCATATTAGCAAGGAGTTGAGACCGCGAACTTATAGGATCAAG GCTGGTCATACAGTTCATATTTCTGGCCTTATGAGGCTGGATATAGAAGAATCATCCGTAGATTCTATCTACATCACAGTGTGGGCATCTCCTTATCTCCCATTACACATGGGAAAAACAGAAAACGCACAGATAATGCAAGAGGAACATTTTGGCCTTCAGTTGCAG CCACCAATTGGGGAGAAACGAGTTGAAGAGCTTGGGAAATGGGTGAGAAGGGAATTCCGTGTATGTGGCAATAGCTGGGATTCAAGTTCAGTGGATATTGCTGCTTCAGGTCTGGGTTGGTTTGCTGTAGGACTTAAAGGAGAGGCAGTCTTAGGTGTTTGGACCTATGAAGGAGTTGATGTTGTGCTTCGCAATTCTTTAATACCTTATAGATCACATACTTTTGAAGTTGCAGGGTTTACAGTCTCAAAAATCGTCTCCAAGGCTGACCAAGCTTTAAATAAGCCTCgccaaaatgaaaagaagaggaAACAGAGTGATCCAAAAGTATCTGTACCAGCTGAATCACCGATATTAACAGTTGGTACAGACTCAAATTCTTGTTGA
- the LOC115977911 gene encoding LEAF RUST 10 DISEASE-RESISTANCE LOCUS RECEPTOR-LIKE PROTEIN KINASE-like 1.1, producing MASVSLFAFFVLSHLALLHSAEEGGGKREHPYCLPFQCGKLGNISFPFTEVPHLFPFCSLMQVECDETHPMIKLPLADHWSERLYEVINISHTNTTQHIRVKDFWLSEYLKTNKCESLDNFAFPNSPFISFKLTTPSRTLFKCNHALYGTAHRNFKNVTCRDHYDFYYSPSNEASQSSPSGCLYIQLPVNETSHKDELNLIAEFDLELHVYDDCSSCHGKEGKENKNNNKVVIPLAVGCAVFFMIIMFFIFWHLYKKKYPSSNLLSRNTYSDPSSRSEVEGRSVYFRVPVFSYNELEKATNNFHVEKELGSGGFGTVYHGKLHDGREIAVKRLYGHNYRRVEQFINEVEILTRLRHKNLVSLYGCTSRQCHELLLVYEYISNGTVADHIHGHQATSGSLTWLTRMSIAIETASALAYLHASDIIHRDVKTNNILLDDNFCVKVADFGLSRLFPNDLSHASTAPQGTPGYVDPEYGQCYQLTSKSDVYSFGVVLMELISSLPAVDIFRQKHEINLAKLAVSKIEKCAFHELIDPHLGFESDDGVRTMTILVAKLAFQCLQQDKEMRPSMDEVLEALKKIQSGKDAHEDQEMAYDDGGILNVQQPASPDRDEVRVLRNKRLPLLPEDVTE from the exons ATGGCTTCTGTCTCTCTGTTTGCTTTTTTTGTTCTCTCACACCTCGCGCTGCTTCACTCAGctgaagaaggaggaggaaagCGAGAACACCCATATTGTCTGCCCTTTCAATGTGGAAAATTAGGTAACATTAGCTTCCCATTCACCGAAGTCCCACACCTATTCCCATTTTGCAGTTTAATGCAAGTAGAGTGTGACGAAACACATCCGATGATCAAGTTGCCACTGGCCGACCATTGGAGTGAAAGACTATATGAAGTTATAAACATCTCTCACACTAACACCACACAACACATCCGTGTCAAGGACTTTTGGCTTTCGGAATACTTGAAAACCAATAAATGCGAGAGTTTAGACAATTTTGCTTTTCCCAACTCTCCATTTATCTCTTTTAAACTCACCACACCCAGTCGGACCCTATTCAAATGCAATCACGCTCTTTATGGTACTGCccatagaaattttaaaaacgtGACCTGCAGAGATCACTATGATTTCTACTATAGTCCTTCAAACGAGGCTTCTCAGAGTTCTCCTTCAGGATGTTTATATATTCAGCTGCCAGTAAACGAGACTTCACATAAAGATGAACTGAATTTAATTGCTGAGTTCGACCTTGAATTGCATGTATATGATGATTGTAGCAGTTGTCATGGTAAAGAAGGAAAAG agaataaaaacaacaacaaagtgGTGATACCATTAG CTGTTGGATGCGCAGTCTTCTTCATGATTAtcatgttctttattttctggcACCTTTACAAGAAAAAATATCCTTCTTCAAACCTGCTATCAAGGAATACATATTCTGATCCATCCTCAAGATCAGAAGTGGAGGGGAGGAGTGTCTACTTTAGAGTCCCTGTTTTCTCTTACAATGAACTTGAAAAAGCCACCAATAATTTTCATGTTGAAAAGGAACTTGGGAGTGGAGGATTCGGAACTGTTTATCATG GCAAACTCCATGATGGGAGGGAAATTGCAGTCAAGCGCTTATATGGGCACAACTATAGACGAGTAGAACAATTCATCAATGAAGTTGAAATCCTAACACGATTGCGCCACAAGAATCTTGTCTCCCTTTATGGCTGCACTTCACGCCAATGCCATGAACTTCTTCTTGTGTATGAATACATTTCCAATGGCACCGTTGCTGATCATATTCATGGCCATCAAGCTACATCAGGTTCACTCACATGGCTAACACGTATGAGCATTGCTATAGAAACTGCTAGTGCATTGGCTTACCTCCATGCTTCTGACATCATACATCGCGACGTAAAGACTAACAACATCCTTCTTGATGACAATTTCTGCGTCAAAGTTGCTGATTTTGGGCTTTCCCGGCTGTTCCCTAACGATCTCAGCCATGCCTCAACAGCTCCTCAAGGGACACCAGGCTACGTTGACCCGGAATATGGCCAATGCTACCAGCTTACTAGTAAGAGTGATGTCTACAGCTTTGGGGTTGTCCTCATGGAGCTCATATCATCACTGCCAGCCGTTGATATATTTAGGCAAAAGCATGAAATCAATTTGGCTAAATTAGCTGTAAGCAAGATTGAAAAGTGTGCATTCCATGAGTTGATCGACCCACATCTTGGATTTGAGTCAGATGATGGAGTTCGAACAATGACCATTTTGGTTGCAAAGTTAGCTTTTCAATGTCTGCAACAGGACAAGGAAATGAGGCCTTCCATGGATGAGGTATTGGAGGCTTTAAAGAAGATTCAAAGTGGTAAGGATGCTCATGAGGATCAAGAGATGGCATATGATGATGGTGGGATCCTTAATGTACAGCAACCAGCTTCACCCGATCGTGATGAGGTTCGAGTGTTAAGGAATAAGCGGCTGCCACTTTTACCCGAGGATGTAACCGAGTGA